The genomic interval attttaagcaaATGGATCCTTAAACAAACACCTAAAACTTCTAAagtgataaattttatataaaaatgattgTTTTTCAGGGAAAAAAGTTGAAACATACAAGCTctgaatctaataaataaaacttgATGTGTAATGTATAATACCATAAGGCCAGCGAATGGTACATCTCTTGCCAGTGTAGACAAATATCTGCAGAAGCaagcaaaataacaaattagaATCATCCATATGCAAGTCTTCATACAATCTAAagattaattattgaaaaatcgAATTTCCTCAATCCAACTATTGAATTGAAAACTTTCATATATTAGATCAAGTCTTCAAATTTTCATAtgattttaaaacaattgaTACTTCATCGACTCCATTACGTCTAAAGTAAAATATCAACTATTAGATTAGATTTGATTAGATTagatacatacatatataatataatatatatatatatgagtgtCTAACTATCTAAATTTGTATGCATAGCATAACATAATTCAACTGGTTATATTAGTCAATAGTAAACTGTTCTCGCTCTTGAGAAATATCATGATTCATCTAAAATAGCATTATCAGATCCGATATATTCACAAAATCATTTTACATAATCTGAAATAGCATTATCATCTTATCACACTTATTGCAATATACGAAAGAAGAAAAGTAAGTTATGTTAACAATACCTTATTGGTGCCTAGAGTACTATATATTGTCTAGTGATGttagattaaagaaaaaactatTGTCTACAGATGTGTTTTTAAAACTCTATTAAATAAGAAGGATTTGAAATACTAGTAAATTATATAACTCAAGATTACATCATCAAAAGACATTAGTGTTTCTAGTTTATACCCTGCATATAAACCCTTTAAGCCCTGTGTTTTCCATATTGAGCAGCCTGCATGGAACAACCCTTTATAATAATCATATATTTCTGCGCCAGGTTTTATTACAATGCCATTCTTCATTGCACTAGAACTCCAAGATGTAATTGTGCCTTGAACTTGCATGCGCTGCTTTATCACTTCACATGGAACGTACACAACAGAACCAAGTGTATCTCCTGAAAATATAGTGACAAAATAAGGTAGATTTGAGCCTTTTATTGCACACTCAGATGGTTATAGATACCATATTCCATAAACCTTAAAATTTAGCAAGAGTAAAAATATATCTCCCAGAGAAGCATCGCATTATGTAAATATGTGCATTGACAATCAATCATTATTTGTCCAGAAATGGAGTGCTTAGACAGTTTACTAAATAATTCAAGTTATTTGCAAAAAGAAATGGGAAAAAGCATTGCCACAATCAGACAGATGACATTACACAACTGCTTTCACACAAATGCGCCTGTCAGTGACTCAATTTGTAACTTCTGGAACTCAAAAAGTCAAAATACAAAGTATTACCAACAGCTCCAGCAATGAAATGTGCCCAATGGCCCCCAAGGCTAGGATGCGAATCCTCAATCCACTTTTTAGTGGACTCTATGACACCAAAATATGTTGCACCAGTTGCAAGAGACCCAGTAACACCAGGTATTACACCCCTGTAAAAGCCTAAGCAATTTTAAATCAATCATAAGGCACAAATATTTCAAGTTTGAAGTCCAAAGTCTACAACAAAGGATCCTTTTGATATTAAGCttgattttaaattcaattcatCAGTATGTAAAAGCATGCTTGGTTTTGACTTATTCTTAAACTTGGTTTTTCAGCCAAAAACTCAGAATTTGAATATAAGGATTTTTTAAAAGCAAATAAGTTGACCTAAACATGCACTAAATGTCATTTTAACATGAGgaaatttcataattaaaacaCAAAATACCCATATCTGGGACAAAAGTATTAAATGATCAAAATAGTTTACCTCTTAATCCATCAACCTGCCAGACAGACTGCACCATCTGCAATATGCCTTTCTGGTTCTAATATCAAATGATATTCCCAACAAAAGAGAAAAGCTTTAGATGGAAGTATATACGAACAGCAACTTGTACGCAAGATTTTCAAACTGAGTGTCCATATCAAGAACAATTAATGAAATCACAGTCTAATTTATCTATAGGCTACTATAATACCTTAACACCATTTAGAATAGCTTGACTTTGTATTCTTGTTTTGATGGTATCTACCGGATGCATAATTCCTTCTCCAAAAGCGCCTGCAACAGCTCCCCATACAAACTCCTTCCATACTTCAATACCATGATATAGTAAAATTAgttcaaatcataaatttaagaaaaacaaaataaagttatacctaatttgttttgtaataatAGTCAGGCTCAGGTTGGCGAGTGAAATGAGACACAAAAAGGACATTGCCGGACAGGCACTGCATAATGCCAAGAGATACTGTGTCACAAAAATAAAGGCCCAAAATTACTTGTTGGGCTGTAACTGCAAAACTTCCAGAGAGagcattttttttaagtaaaaatgaTCACCCCCTACCCCACAAAAACCACTAATAATCAGTATAAAAAACCTTCACACATAGATAATTGTGGAATAGAGCACTAAATTGGACCTCATGCAGCATTGAATTGGACCTCATGCAAGCAACTTTCAAGTGAACAACTTATTCCCCGTCTAGACataaaatcacaacaacaaattCACATCTTATGCTAATGCTGTAATTCATGACTCAAACAAGCACATTTAAATTATCaacttaattaaaattcttAACTACTACCCACGAGATTGAGAAAAAATAATTCGAGCATAATACTCAAACAACTCGGGTTCATTTCATAACATAACATCACTTTATCTCAGTTAGCAAATTTCTTCAAACTTAGGTTTATCAGAAAGCAAAGTCCCTTCAGTTACGAATAAGAACAAACAACTCAGCAGCAAAAAATTCGAATAGCAGCATTCATcaatgaaaaggaaaaataaaattaataattccGAAATTGAACTTAACTAGTATCAAAATATTGGAACAAAATGTTAATTGAGCTGAATTTGTGCATACTTATTATCGAAAACTGAAATGACgaggaaaaaataaatcaatcataCGAATGGTTCACTCGTTTAAAGCGAGTTGTTATCGTTCATGAATCAACAGCTTACCAAAGAAATGGACATGAGAAAGTTTCTTCGAAGCTTGAGCTTCATTGGAAGTGGAGCTCTGAAGTGCCATTGATCAAAAAACAACAACTTctggtttagggttttgaaagAGCGCGCTtagatttttatgatgaaaggtgaagaaataattttttttaattggggAAGgagattttttattaatcaaataatactaatttacaaattacaatGGTCGGGAATTTGAACTATATATTGAATTATAACAATGCTCTTTTTCATGTCCATTGTAAATGGTCGGGAATTTGAACTATATATTTCTACAATGCTCTTTTTTTCTTATGTAAAAAGGTGAAGAAATATTTAAGTggagaaagaaataaaagaaaattagagaggaaaaacatgttatttttagttttattccTTTAATTATTTAAGAGAATGGAGTTTTTtaagataataaattatttagattattttttgatATCTTTACGATTATTTATTTCTCACTTCATTTATTTCTCTCTCGtctccattcttttttatttagtcTTTTCTCTCCCTTAATAACCATACAACAATATCGTAGATGTATTATTGGAGTATGGATCCGACTTTTGAAGAGAGCGCAagtccaaaataaaaaaattattgtttaatattttttaagattgtttttaaaactaaaaaagcaCAATCTAGCTCAAACAACACCTCACTTTTTCCGGTGATAATATTTTTGGCTTAAATGTCATTTGTTtcaatatttgattaaaaaaataatggagGATAATAAAGTTGGAACTAAGTTGATTTtacatttacaattttgatgttaacaaaagtattttatgagaataatatatttgacttcaaatagtatgaaagaagattcatgtttttgaagaaaatctaaaataaaattttattcaaatttataattgaagaaaatctaaaataagatttgattccaaattataattgatgaaaatctaaaataagatttgattcaaatttataattgaagaaaatcattgaccaagttgaaaagtaAATATGGTCAAGTTTTGAAAGATATTTAATttagatttgatcaaaatttgaagaagatataattaagatttgaagaagatttgatcaagatttatatacgacaaaatatgaacagaatcaatttgaaaaatttacaagCGCAatttgaacaagatacaatttataattaaacaagaactaaattgaagctcaaattttaactataaaatagatattcaagactaaagaagaaaatcatcgaaaagctgaaaagagtagtcttagacttttaagagagaaacacttgttcaagttagaaatattttctaagtgttcttttcttagagtgtgagagttattgttattatcagatttgttagaagcaattactcaagttccaatcttttgtatccaactcgATGGTGATTtaattccttcttcaatctggggttgtcaggttgttaggaaaagacttggcttgtagggtcatggtggttagttcctcaaaagtttggggttgtcaggttgtttgaGAAAACTGGTTTGAATGGTCAGGTGCTttataattcaaggtatttgaattagtggattaaagcttTCTAAACGAGGGggctggatgtagccaagttattgGTGAAACCatgataaatctatgtgtcaaattacaCCAAATAAGTTACCAAAATCgaactagttttttatttaaatataaattatcaaaaagttatcaactttgacaaacacaattcaacccccctttctcgtgtttgcaccttcattaATTTCCATAAATGTATGTTAACGGGGTGAATGTTAGTAGTTCTTGACTTATAGAGGCTACGCGTAATCTTAATTGCAAGAAGGGTCAAATGCCTTCCAATTTTTTTGGTCTTCCAGTTAAAGGCTATCATAGGATATGTGCAAAAGAATATTTTCAGCACTAAGGGAAGGCATTCTCGTAACATGCAAATAGTAAAATGACCAAT from Cicer arietinum cultivar CDC Frontier isolate Library 1 chromosome 5, Cicar.CDCFrontier_v2.0, whole genome shotgun sequence carries:
- the LOC101497618 gene encoding uncharacterized protein → MALQSSTSNEAQASKKLSHVHFFVWKEFVWGAVAGAFGEGIMHPVDTIKTRIQSQAILNGVKNQKGILQMVQSVWQVDGLRGFYRGVIPGVTGSLATGATYFGVIESTKKWIEDSHPSLGGHWAHFIAGAVGDTLGSVVYVPCEVIKQRMQVQGTITSWSSSAMKNGIVIKPGAEIYDYYKGLFHAGCSIWKTQGLKGLYAGYLSTLARDVPFAGLMVVFYEALKDVTEYGKQRWISSSKWQVNNSFEGLVLGGLAGGLSAYLTTPLDVVKTRLQVQGSTLMYNGWLDAMYNIWVREGMKGMFRGSIPRIAWYIPASALTFMAVEFLREHFNERGPNGDLRDVARLSIEKKKSLQEAA